In one window of Paraflavitalea soli DNA:
- a CDS encoding efflux RND transporter periplasmic adaptor subunit — protein MRGNTWSLKAKQTYMKGKSRLAVLLLFAFAIACKEEKKNGGGSAATGAPRNAPLQVEAFIVKTQSLSENLEVPGTLLPFEQTEIRPEISGRIVKLNIPEGSFVKQGTVLVKLFDEDLQAQLKKLQVQLQINAKTAERQKELLSIGGISQQEYDLSELAVNNLKADIDLVKVSISKTEIRAPFDGRIGLKAISDGAYISPTNLITTISQVAQLKMEFSVPEKYSDIMRKGRMVTFTIAGTPKTFNASILATESAIEANTRTLKVRTIVKGSDPLLVPGAFAKVGLKLDENDKALIIPTQAIIPQARNKRVALYSNGAVKYQVVTTGIRDSSYVQITDGLKLGDTVITTGLLAIRPESKIKLTKVQ, from the coding sequence ATGCGAGGTAATACATGGTCATTGAAAGCCAAACAAACGTACATGAAAGGTAAAAGCCGGTTAGCTGTATTATTGTTATTCGCATTTGCTATAGCCTGTAAAGAGGAAAAGAAAAATGGTGGAGGATCAGCGGCAACTGGCGCCCCCCGCAACGCTCCCCTGCAGGTAGAAGCCTTTATCGTAAAGACGCAATCCCTTAGTGAAAATCTTGAAGTACCCGGTACTTTACTACCCTTTGAACAAACAGAGATACGTCCGGAGATCTCCGGCCGTATTGTAAAGCTCAACATCCCGGAAGGCAGCTTCGTAAAGCAAGGAACCGTGCTGGTAAAATTGTTTGATGAAGACCTGCAGGCCCAGTTGAAGAAATTACAGGTACAATTGCAGATCAATGCGAAAACTGCTGAGCGGCAAAAAGAATTGCTGTCCATTGGCGGTATCAGTCAGCAGGAATATGACCTGAGCGAACTGGCGGTGAATAACCTGAAAGCCGATATAGACCTGGTGAAAGTAAGCATCAGCAAAACCGAGATCCGCGCCCCCTTTGATGGCCGTATTGGTTTAAAAGCCATCAGCGACGGCGCCTATATCTCCCCTACCAACCTCATTACCACCATCAGCCAGGTAGCGCAATTGAAAATGGAGTTTTCTGTACCGGAAAAATACAGCGACATCATGCGCAAAGGCAGGATGGTAACTTTTACGATTGCCGGTACCCCCAAAACATTCAACGCTTCCATCCTGGCTACCGAATCGGCCATTGAAGCCAATACCCGTACCCTGAAAGTAAGAACGATCGTAAAAGGCAGTGATCCCTTGCTGGTACCGGGCGCTTTTGCCAAGGTGGGCTTAAAACTGGATGAAAATGACAAGGCACTGATCATACCTACACAGGCTATCATACCGCAGGCACGGAACAAACGTGTGGCGCTTTATTCCAATGGAGCAGTTAAATACCAGGTAGTCACTACTGGTATCCGCGACTCTTCCTATGTGCAGATCACCGACGGGCTGAAGCTGGGAGATACAGTCATCACCACCGGCCTGCTGGCCATCCGCCCGGAGAGCAAAATCAAATTAACAAAAGTTCAATAA
- a CDS encoding efflux RND transporter permease subunit: MNISELSLRRPVLATVLNIVIVLFGIIGFTFLGVRDYPAIDPPNVGVSTSYPGANAEIVESQITEPLEKAINGIAGVKNITSTSSQGTSRINVEFDLSIDLEAAANDVRDKVSQASRSLPDDLPAPPVVSKADASSDAIISMTVQSNTRNQLETTEYANNVLVERLQTIPGVSAIQVWGEKRWAMRVWFNPAKLSAYGLTPGDVQSALARENVELPSGKISGNTTELSIRTYGRLFTEEDFNNVIVKTVNGNEIRLKDVAEAVLGPENEETVLKEGLIPMIGLALVPQPGSNYVAISDEFYKRFEQLKKEVPADIKLNIALDQTRFIKQSISEVEETLIISLILVVLIIYLFFRDWIISVRPLIDIPVSLIGAFFIMYLSGFTINVLSLLGIVLATGLVVDDGIVVTENIFKKMEQGMDKYRAAKEGSKEIYFAVIATSITLAVIFLPIIFLQGFVGRLFREFGIVVAGAVLISALVSLTLTPVLNVKLTRKVHTHSWFYRKTEPFFEGMERGYFNSLKGFMRVRWIALILIVACFGIIYFIGGGLKSELAPMEDRSQFRLQVTAPEGTSYDYMDKYMDRLGQLMLDSIKPEERRIVLTITAPGFSGAGSVNSGNVRVTLVDPKDRTRSQEDIVNMVNRNLGKYSEGRAFAVQEQTISVNRRSGQPVQFVIQNNNFDKLKDVLPKFLEEANKSGVLMNVDADLKFNKPELNIDIDRIKASQLGVSIADVSQTLQLALSNLRLGYFYREGKQYQVIGQVARNDRDDPTDLKNIYVRNNRNEIISLDNLVSIREETTPPTLYHFNRYKSATISGSTVPGRTLGEGIKTMQDIAARLLDDTYATSLSGPSRDFAESSGNTSFAFILALILIFLVLAAQFESFIDPLVIMFTVPLAIAGAILSLWLFDLTLNIFSQIGMIMLIGLVTKNGILIVEFANQKQLAGLPKRQAVTEAAQARLRPILMTSLAMSLGALPIALSLGAAATSRIPLGIVIVGGIMFSLILTLYVIPAMYTFLSRKKKKGVMELMDEAAQTTPQPAVHHA, encoded by the coding sequence ATGAATATTTCTGAGCTGAGTTTACGGCGACCGGTACTGGCTACCGTGTTGAATATCGTGATCGTGTTGTTTGGTATTATCGGCTTCACCTTCCTGGGCGTGCGCGATTATCCCGCTATTGATCCGCCCAACGTAGGGGTAAGTACATCCTATCCCGGCGCCAATGCGGAAATTGTAGAATCACAGATCACAGAGCCCCTGGAAAAAGCCATCAATGGTATTGCCGGGGTAAAGAATATTACTTCCACCAGCAGCCAGGGCACCAGCCGTATCAATGTGGAGTTTGACCTCAGTATCGACCTGGAAGCTGCCGCCAATGATGTACGCGATAAAGTATCACAGGCTTCCCGTTCCCTACCCGATGACCTTCCGGCGCCTCCTGTAGTATCCAAAGCAGATGCCAGCTCCGATGCCATCATTTCCATGACGGTGCAGAGCAATACCCGCAACCAGTTGGAGACCACAGAATATGCCAACAACGTATTGGTAGAAAGATTACAGACCATTCCTGGTGTAAGCGCCATCCAGGTATGGGGTGAAAAACGCTGGGCCATGCGTGTATGGTTTAACCCCGCCAAACTGAGTGCCTACGGCCTCACACCTGGTGATGTGCAGAGCGCGCTGGCCCGCGAGAATGTGGAACTGCCTTCGGGTAAAATATCCGGTAATACAACGGAATTATCGATCCGCACCTACGGCCGCTTATTCACCGAAGAGGACTTCAATAATGTGATCGTCAAAACCGTCAATGGCAATGAGATCCGCCTCAAAGACGTGGCAGAAGCCGTACTGGGACCTGAGAATGAAGAGACGGTACTGAAGGAAGGCCTGATCCCCATGATCGGTCTGGCACTGGTACCACAGCCAGGTTCCAATTATGTGGCTATTTCCGATGAGTTCTATAAAAGATTTGAACAGCTCAAAAAAGAAGTACCAGCCGATATCAAACTCAATATCGCACTGGACCAGACACGATTCATCAAACAATCTATCTCGGAAGTAGAAGAAACCCTCATCATATCGCTGATCCTGGTGGTATTGATCATTTACCTGTTCTTCCGCGACTGGATCATCTCCGTGCGCCCGCTGATCGATATCCCTGTATCGCTGATCGGCGCCTTCTTCATCATGTACCTCAGTGGCTTTACCATCAACGTACTCTCTTTACTGGGTATCGTATTGGCCACGGGACTGGTAGTGGATGATGGTATTGTGGTGACGGAAAACATCTTTAAGAAGATGGAGCAGGGCATGGATAAATACAGGGCTGCCAAAGAAGGTTCGAAAGAGATCTACTTTGCCGTCATTGCCACCTCCATTACCCTGGCGGTTATCTTTTTACCGATCATCTTCCTGCAGGGCTTTGTGGGCAGGCTGTTCCGCGAGTTTGGTATCGTGGTAGCCGGCGCGGTATTGATCTCAGCCCTGGTATCACTTACGCTTACCCCGGTACTGAACGTCAAGCTCACCCGCAAAGTGCATACCCACAGCTGGTTCTACCGCAAAACAGAACCCTTCTTTGAAGGAATGGAAAGAGGTTATTTCAATTCATTGAAAGGTTTCATGCGGGTGCGCTGGATAGCCCTGATACTGATCGTAGCCTGTTTTGGCATTATATACTTTATAGGCGGCGGGCTTAAATCAGAGCTGGCTCCCATGGAAGACCGCAGTCAGTTCCGTTTACAGGTCACTGCACCAGAAGGCACTTCCTACGATTACATGGATAAATACATGGACCGGCTGGGCCAGTTGATGCTGGATTCTATCAAACCCGAAGAACGCCGTATCGTACTCACGATCACCGCCCCTGGTTTTAGTGGTGCGGGCTCGGTGAATAGCGGTAACGTACGGGTCACGCTGGTAGACCCTAAAGACCGCACCCGCTCACAGGAAGATATCGTAAACATGGTAAACCGCAACCTGGGCAAATATTCTGAAGGCCGGGCCTTTGCGGTGCAGGAACAAACCATTTCCGTGAACCGCCGCTCCGGCCAACCGGTACAATTTGTTATTCAGAATAACAACTTCGACAAACTAAAGGATGTACTGCCTAAGTTCCTGGAAGAAGCCAATAAAAGCGGTGTGCTGATGAATGTGGATGCCGATCTTAAATTCAATAAGCCCGAACTGAATATAGATATAGACCGTATCAAAGCCAGCCAGCTGGGCGTAAGCATTGCCGATGTATCGCAAACCCTGCAACTGGCGCTGAGCAACCTGCGCCTGGGTTATTTCTACCGCGAAGGCAAGCAGTACCAGGTGATAGGCCAGGTGGCGCGTAATGACCGGGATGATCCTACGGATCTGAAGAATATCTATGTGCGCAATAACCGCAATGAGATCATTTCACTGGATAACCTGGTAAGTATACGGGAAGAAACCACCCCTCCCACCCTGTACCATTTCAACCGGTATAAGTCGGCCACTATTTCCGGCAGCACGGTTCCCGGCCGCACCCTGGGAGAAGGTATCAAGACCATGCAGGATATTGCTGCACGGTTGCTGGATGATACTTATGCCACTTCTTTATCGGGCCCTTCCCGGGACTTTGCTGAAAGCTCCGGCAATACGAGCTTCGCCTTTATCCTGGCGCTTATATTGATCTTCCTGGTACTGGCGGCGCAGTTTGAAAGCTTTATTGACCCGCTGGTGATCATGTTCACTGTACCCCTGGCCATTGCCGGTGCAATATTATCACTCTGGCTCTTTGATCTGACGCTCAATATCTTTTCGCAGATCGGTATGATCATGCTCATTGGTCTGGTGACCAAAAATGGTATCCTCATTGTGGAGTTTGCCAATCAAAAACAACTGGCAGGTTTGCCCAAGCGGCAGGCGGTTACGGAGGCAGCACAGGCCCGTTTAAGGCCCATCCTGATGACCAGCCTGGCCATGTCGCTCGGCGCGCTCCCCATTGCCTTGTCACTGGGCGCAGCGGCCACCAGCCGGATACCATTGGGTATTGTAATTGTGGGCGGTATCATGTTCTCCCTCATCCTTACCTTGTATGTGATACCGGCGATGTACACTTTCCTGTCCCGTAAAAAGAAAAAAGGTGTAATGGAACTGATGGATGAAGCGGCGCAAACAACACCTCAACCAGCCGTTCACCATGCATAA
- a CDS encoding TolC family protein: protein MRSLLVFVFSLTLLTPVLAQDSLTLEQAIMAALKNNYDILLTRNDSASYALDNSYAWAAFLPQLNGTASTTWNRNNQQLKFSKRNGGGDSSVTRDAVKTHNTNYALNLNWTLFDGLKMFATRNKLEELEKLGELGVKTQVVNTVASVVNGYYIIVRQKQQLKAIEEQISINEERVKLADKKLSVGLGSKPELLQARVDLNAQKAAQLTQLTLINQLRDRLNQLIGFRTGATYDVSDSIPLNTTLQFGELANKFEETNPSLLFAKKNIDIARITLRERKADLFPILSFNSAYNFTQSDNSVAVNINQPFFNRNKGFNYGFGLNVPILNGFNTKRLIKQAELDIRYQQLVYANQRSQIDVGLSNSFKDYELQKRLLALEEDNIALAKENVMIALERFRQGVSTFLELREAQISLQDAYNRLIAARYNTKLAETELLRLKGDLVK from the coding sequence ATGAGAAGTCTTCTTGTATTCGTTTTTTCGTTGACCTTACTCACGCCTGTCCTGGCGCAGGATTCCCTTACCCTGGAGCAGGCAATCATGGCAGCCCTGAAAAACAATTATGATATCCTGCTTACCCGTAATGATTCAGCCTCCTATGCATTGGATAATTCATATGCCTGGGCTGCTTTCCTGCCCCAGTTGAATGGAACGGCCAGCACTACCTGGAACAGGAACAACCAGCAGTTAAAATTCAGTAAACGCAACGGCGGCGGCGATAGCAGCGTAACCAGGGATGCGGTAAAGACACACAACACGAATTATGCGTTGAACCTCAACTGGACCCTGTTCGATGGTCTTAAAATGTTTGCTACCCGCAATAAACTGGAAGAGCTGGAAAAACTGGGCGAACTGGGTGTGAAAACACAGGTAGTCAATACCGTGGCCAGTGTTGTCAATGGATACTATATCATTGTACGGCAGAAACAACAATTAAAAGCGATAGAAGAACAGATATCCATCAATGAAGAACGCGTTAAGCTGGCCGATAAAAAACTATCGGTAGGCCTTGGCAGTAAACCAGAGTTGTTGCAGGCAAGGGTAGACCTCAATGCACAGAAAGCCGCCCAACTAACCCAGTTAACGCTCATCAACCAGCTGCGTGACCGCCTCAATCAATTGATTGGTTTCCGCACGGGCGCTACTTATGATGTAAGCGACAGTATTCCTCTTAACACTACCCTGCAGTTTGGCGAGCTTGCCAATAAGTTTGAAGAGACCAACCCCTCGCTCCTGTTTGCCAAAAAGAATATCGACATAGCCCGCATCACCCTCAGGGAACGCAAAGCCGACCTGTTTCCCATATTATCATTTAATTCGGCCTACAACTTCACACAAAGTGACAACAGTGTAGCGGTAAATATCAACCAGCCTTTCTTCAACCGCAACAAAGGTTTCAATTATGGCTTTGGTCTGAATGTACCTATCCTGAATGGTTTCAATACCAAAAGGCTGATCAAACAGGCAGAACTGGATATCCGGTACCAACAGCTGGTGTATGCCAATCAGCGGTCTCAGATCGATGTAGGACTCAGCAATTCCTTTAAAGATTATGAATTGCAGAAACGCCTGCTGGCGCTGGAGGAAGATAATATAGCCCTGGCCAAGGAAAATGTAATGATCGCCCTGGAAAGGTTTCGCCAGGGGGTATCTACCTTTCTGGAATTGCGGGAAGCGCAGATCAGTCTCCAGGATGCTTATAACCGGTTGATCGCGGCCCGGTACAATACCAAACTGGCGGAAACAGAATTATTGCGGCTGAAAGGAGACCTGGTAAAATAA
- a CDS encoding 5-(carboxyamino)imidazole ribonucleotide synthase, protein MQKVGILGGGQLGRMLLQAAANYPVETYVMENDPACPAAHLCHHFTKGDIQNFDDVYNFGKGLDALTIEIEAVNEDALEKLEQEGVKIYPRPSALRTIKNKILQKQFYKDLQIPTAPFVITQNKADLRQQTAFLPAVHKIGLGGYDGRGVQVIKTADALDKGFDAPAVLEKMVVIHKEIAIIVAINAKGETALYPAVDMVFDPSLNLLDYQISPADIPEKNLWKIEAMALAVVKGLKSPGLFAVELFIDKQGDVFVNETAPRVHNSGHHTIEANYSSQFDMLWRIMLDYPLGNPDHIISAAIVNVLGAEGYSGDAKYDGLEEVLQMDNVFVHIYGKKQTKPGRKMGHVTIVSKDKHDLTYKAHRIKNTLKVTS, encoded by the coding sequence ATGCAAAAAGTTGGTATTCTCGGCGGCGGACAGTTAGGAAGAATGTTATTACAGGCAGCTGCCAATTATCCGGTTGAAACATATGTTATGGAAAATGATCCCGCCTGTCCTGCGGCCCATCTTTGCCATCATTTCACCAAAGGCGATATTCAGAATTTTGATGATGTATATAATTTTGGAAAGGGACTGGATGCCCTGACCATTGAAATTGAAGCAGTTAATGAAGATGCCCTGGAAAAGCTGGAGCAGGAAGGGGTGAAGATCTATCCCAGGCCCTCTGCCCTTCGCACCATCAAAAACAAGATATTACAAAAGCAATTCTATAAAGACCTGCAGATCCCCACTGCCCCTTTTGTCATTACGCAAAACAAGGCCGACCTGCGCCAGCAGACCGCCTTCCTGCCTGCGGTCCATAAGATCGGACTGGGAGGTTATGATGGGCGTGGTGTGCAGGTGATCAAAACAGCCGACGCGCTCGACAAAGGATTTGATGCACCGGCCGTGCTCGAAAAGATGGTGGTCATTCACAAAGAGATCGCTATCATCGTGGCCATTAATGCCAAAGGCGAAACAGCCCTCTACCCCGCAGTAGACATGGTTTTTGATCCATCGCTCAACCTGCTGGATTACCAGATAAGTCCGGCCGATATCCCCGAAAAGAACTTATGGAAAATAGAGGCCATGGCCCTGGCTGTCGTGAAAGGCCTCAAGAGTCCCGGTCTTTTTGCCGTCGAATTATTCATAGACAAGCAGGGGGATGTATTTGTCAACGAAACAGCGCCCCGGGTACACAACAGTGGCCACCATACCATTGAGGCCAACTATAGCTCACAGTTTGATATGCTGTGGCGCATCATGCTCGATTATCCCCTTGGCAATCCTGACCATATTATCTCCGCAGCTATTGTAAATGTATTAGGCGCTGAAGGCTACAGCGGCGATGCCAAATATGACGGACTGGAAGAAGTGCTGCAGATGGACAATGTGTTTGTCCACATCTATGGAAAAAAACAAACCAAGCCCGGCCGCAAGATGGGGCATGTAACTATCGTCAGTAAAGACAAACACGATCTGACCTATAAAGCACATCGCATTAAAAACACGTTAAAAGTCACTAGTTAA
- the aqpZ gene encoding aquaporin Z produces MKFSLTQKCMAEFFGTFVLVFMGTGAAVLAGTHVGFLGIAFSFGLSVVTMAYAIGHISGCHLNPAITISMLATGKIPSKDAVGYIIAQIAGAIVGSALLWLIASGKADYTLAANGLGQDGVESGSPDGYSLMSGLVAEIAFTAVFLLVIHGATSKNNGNTAFAGLAIGLALTMIHIVGIPVTGVSVNPARSIGPAVFVGGAALSHLWVFIVGPIIGGLIGGGIWKFVDKQS; encoded by the coding sequence ATGAAATTCTCGTTGACACAAAAATGCATGGCAGAATTCTTCGGCACGTTTGTATTGGTATTCATGGGAACCGGCGCTGCCGTACTGGCCGGCACGCATGTGGGTTTCCTGGGCATTGCTTTTTCCTTTGGCTTATCGGTCGTTACCATGGCCTATGCCATCGGCCATATTTCAGGTTGTCACCTCAACCCCGCTATTACCATATCCATGCTGGCCACCGGCAAGATCCCTTCCAAAGACGCCGTGGGCTATATCATTGCTCAGATAGCAGGCGCCATAGTAGGTTCCGCCCTGTTATGGCTTATTGCCTCCGGCAAGGCTGATTATACACTTGCCGCCAATGGTCTGGGTCAGGATGGCGTAGAAAGCGGTTCACCGGATGGCTACTCCCTGATGAGCGGATTGGTAGCAGAAATAGCTTTTACAGCTGTTTTTCTCCTGGTAATCCATGGCGCCACCAGCAAGAACAACGGGAATACCGCTTTTGCCGGATTGGCCATTGGTTTGGCCCTGACCATGATACATATCGTAGGAATACCTGTTACCGGCGTTTCTGTTAACCCGGCCAGAAGTATCGGACCAGCTGTTTTTGTAGGCGGAGCCGCCCTGTCCCATCTCTGGGTATTTATTGTTGGCCCCATCATTGGCGGTCTGATCGGAGGCGGTATCTGGAAGTTTGTGGATAAGCAAAGCTAA
- a CDS encoding DUF6929 family protein, which translates to MKLTLTDFRELTSFPSGSGIEFHDEKVFVVGDDAKEVLVMNKRWKELERIPLFESKEERIPKKIKSDLEATTVVLVNSIPRLLILGSGSKEEHRNKAVLLDLDSYLKDEFDMTVFYDRIKAAGITDLNIESAATLVEDYIVLGNRGTGKNPDNHLIITKNTFWKHQADCELSILPIKFPGKDNKLKQAGISGLAYSTINDWLVFTASTELTDNPVDDGPIGDSFLGIIENASRKIGRKDMKVNEYINLGESEKSLKGYKMESVCIQTEKNERLKLQLVADNDNGVSCLFKVRVKL; encoded by the coding sequence ATGAAATTGACGTTGACAGACTTTAGAGAACTCACCTCTTTTCCTTCTGGTTCAGGCATTGAGTTTCACGATGAAAAAGTATTTGTGGTGGGTGATGATGCCAAAGAGGTGCTGGTCATGAACAAGCGCTGGAAAGAACTGGAACGCATTCCCCTGTTTGAATCAAAGGAAGAACGCATCCCCAAAAAGATCAAATCCGATCTGGAAGCAACGACAGTAGTGCTCGTAAACAGCATTCCCCGCCTGCTGATCCTGGGCTCCGGTTCCAAAGAGGAACACCGCAATAAAGCTGTACTGCTCGATCTCGATAGTTACCTGAAGGATGAATTTGACATGACTGTTTTCTATGATCGTATCAAAGCAGCCGGCATCACCGACCTGAATATTGAATCCGCTGCTACCCTGGTAGAAGATTATATTGTATTGGGCAACCGGGGCACCGGCAAGAACCCCGATAATCACCTCATTATTACCAAAAATACTTTCTGGAAACACCAGGCAGATTGTGAGCTGTCTATTCTGCCCATCAAGTTTCCCGGCAAAGACAACAAACTAAAGCAGGCAGGCATCTCCGGCCTCGCCTACTCTACTATAAATGACTGGCTGGTATTTACCGCTTCTACGGAATTGACCGATAACCCGGTGGATGATGGCCCTATTGGCGACAGTTTCCTGGGTATCATTGAAAATGCTTCCCGTAAGATTGGAAGAAAGGACATGAAGGTCAATGAATACATCAACCTGGGTGAATCGGAGAAGTCATTGAAAGGATATAAGATGGAGTCTGTATGTATTCAAACAGAAAAGAATGAACGATTGAAACTCCAGCTGGTGGCTGATAATGACAATGGCGTAAGCTGCCTGTTCAAAGTACGCGTTAAATTATAG
- the purE gene encoding 5-(carboxyamino)imidazole ribonucleotide mutase yields MGPQVGIIMGSDSDLNIMQAAADILTELGIVYELTVVSAHRTPMRMVEYATKAQERGLKIIIAGAGGAAHLPGMVASLTPLPVIGVPVKSSNSIDGWDSILSILQMPNGIPVATVALNAAKNAGILAASIIGAFDPVIGTKVATYKKNLEAEVLKKADKLKQEGWQNQFDQ; encoded by the coding sequence ATGGGTCCTCAGGTAGGCATAATAATGGGCAGCGATAGTGATCTGAACATCATGCAGGCTGCTGCTGATATACTTACGGAACTGGGTATAGTATACGAACTAACAGTAGTTTCGGCCCACCGTACGCCTATGCGTATGGTGGAGTATGCTACCAAAGCCCAGGAAAGAGGACTCAAAATAATCATAGCCGGCGCCGGTGGTGCAGCCCACTTGCCAGGTATGGTCGCCTCCCTAACCCCCCTTCCCGTAATTGGCGTCCCTGTAAAATCATCCAATTCTATAGACGGTTGGGATTCCATATTATCCATCCTACAAATGCCCAATGGTATTCCAGTAGCTACGGTAGCCCTGAATGCAGCTAAAAATGCCGGCATACTGGCCGCCTCCATCATAGGCGCCTTCGACCCGGTTATTGGCACTAAAGTAGCTACGTATAAAAAGAACCTGGAAGCCGAAGTGTTGAAAAAAGCAGACAAACTGAAGCAAGAAGGCTGGCAAAACCAGTTTGACCAATAA
- the bshC gene encoding bacillithiol biosynthesis cysteine-adding enzyme BshC, which yields MNCNTTQLPYIATGYFSKIVTDYLQQSPSLRPFYQYEPTLEGIKEAITRRQQLPLHRSLLSAALKKQYANITTSEAVHKNIELLQQDNTFTITTAHQPAIFTGHLYFIYKIMHTIRLAEQFRKELPQYQFVPVFWIGSEDADLDELGNIWLSGDKLVWDTKQTGAVGRMNTKGLETIIHRIEGELSVQPHGKELVQLLKDAYLNSPDIQTATFKLLNALFAEYGLVVLLPDNADLKRIMQPVFEDDLFNQTASSIVEKTIAKLGEHYKVQANPRAINLFYLEGGIRERIEKQGEEWIVVGQNIRFTAETLKQELEQHPERFSPNVILRGMYQETLLPNIAFVGGGGETAYWLELKDLLQHYKVSYPVLVLRNSFLIVEEKWEDKISKLGFTVADFFQSEQQLLTALVTRHSNGHLKLENELLAAEQLYKQLREKAGLIDETLVPHIEALEVKTLKPIQELEKKMLRAEKKKYENEQQLIHTIKTALFPADGLQERIENFMPYYAQWGKSFIDCVYKSSLALEQEFVVLHQK from the coding sequence ATGAATTGTAACACTACACAATTACCTTACATTGCTACCGGTTATTTCTCGAAGATCGTTACAGATTACCTGCAGCAATCACCTTCTTTGCGTCCATTCTATCAGTATGAACCTACGTTGGAGGGTATAAAAGAAGCTATTACCAGGCGGCAACAATTGCCCTTGCACCGTTCTTTATTGTCGGCTGCCCTCAAAAAGCAATATGCCAACATTACTACTTCGGAAGCGGTGCATAAGAATATTGAACTGCTGCAACAGGACAATACCTTCACCATTACTACGGCACACCAACCGGCCATCTTTACCGGTCACTTGTATTTCATCTATAAAATAATGCACACCATCAGGCTGGCTGAGCAGTTCCGTAAAGAACTGCCTCAATACCAGTTTGTACCTGTATTCTGGATAGGAAGTGAAGATGCTGACCTGGATGAGCTGGGTAATATCTGGCTAAGTGGTGATAAACTGGTATGGGATACCAAACAAACCGGGGCCGTAGGCCGGATGAATACAAAGGGACTGGAGACGATCATTCACCGCATTGAGGGCGAATTGTCGGTGCAGCCGCATGGTAAAGAATTGGTACAATTATTAAAAGACGCCTACCTCAACAGCCCGGACATACAAACAGCTACCTTCAAGTTACTGAATGCCTTGTTTGCTGAATATGGATTAGTGGTGCTACTGCCGGATAATGCAGACCTGAAACGGATCATGCAGCCGGTATTTGAAGACGATCTTTTTAATCAAACAGCTTCGTCTATCGTTGAGAAAACCATTGCGAAGCTGGGAGAACATTATAAAGTACAGGCCAATCCCCGGGCCATCAACCTGTTTTACCTGGAAGGAGGCATCCGTGAGCGTATTGAAAAACAGGGAGAAGAATGGATAGTAGTAGGACAGAACATCCGCTTTACAGCTGAAACACTGAAGCAGGAACTGGAGCAGCATCCCGAACGTTTTAGTCCCAATGTCATATTGAGGGGGATGTACCAGGAAACCCTGTTGCCCAATATCGCTTTTGTAGGCGGTGGTGGTGAAACAGCTTATTGGTTGGAACTGAAAGACCTGTTACAGCATTATAAAGTATCCTATCCTGTATTGGTATTGCGCAATTCCTTCCTGATCGTGGAAGAGAAATGGGAAGACAAGATCAGTAAGTTAGGATTTACCGTAGCCGATTTCTTTCAGTCTGAACAACAGCTGCTGACCGCGTTGGTAACCAGGCATTCAAACGGACACCTGAAACTGGAAAATGAATTGCTGGCAGCCGAGCAATTGTATAAGCAATTGCGGGAGAAGGCCGGGCTGATAGATGAAACCCTGGTGCCACATATCGAAGCGCTGGAAGTAAAGACATTGAAGCCTATACAGGAACTGGAAAAGAAGATGCTGCGGGCTGAGAAGAAGAAATATGAGAACGAGCAACAGCTGATCCATACCATTAAAACGGCGCTGTTTCCTGCAGATGGATTACAGGAACGTATAGAGAACTTTATGCCTTATTATGCACAATGGGGCAAGTCCTTTATCGATTGTGTGTACAAAAGTTCACTGGCTTTGGAGCAGGAGTTTGTGGTATTACATCAGAAATAG